Proteins from one Bdellovibrionales bacterium genomic window:
- a CDS encoding helix-turn-helix domain-containing protein — protein MSEIKIGKVLSALMGKQRYSLKALSKATGVPASTLGEWVNNRTPKNPVHTQKVAQHLGVSMHFLLFGEEDRQEPITKIMTEDFFKGTFEISIKRVKID, from the coding sequence ATGAGCGAAATTAAAATTGGCAAAGTTTTGTCCGCACTAATGGGCAAGCAGCGATATTCCTTAAAGGCTCTCTCCAAAGCTACGGGCGTCCCTGCAAGCACGCTGGGAGAGTGGGTCAATAATAGGACACCAAAGAATCCAGTGCATACCCAGAAGGTAGCACAACACTTGGGGGTATCTATGCACTTTTTGTTATTCGGGGAAGAGGACCGCCAGGAGCCCATCACCAAAATTATGACCGAAGATTTTTTTAAAGGCACTTTTGAAATATCCATTAAACGCGTGAAAATCGACTAG
- a CDS encoding type II toxin-antitoxin system RelE/ParE family toxin, producing MIRSFGNKSAQDIWEANSSKSLPRELWLRAKALLTIMHGTTELNDLKIKGQPPNIRLHKLKGNRKEEWSVTIKLPWCITFKFKAGEFSDVKIENYH from the coding sequence ATGATTCGCAGCTTTGGAAATAAAAGTGCTCAGGACATCTGGGAAGCCAACAGTTCAAAATCGTTACCTCGAGAATTATGGCTCAGAGCCAAAGCGCTTTTAACCATTATGCACGGAACGACGGAATTGAATGATTTGAAAATAAAGGGTCAGCCACCGAATATTCGACTCCACAAGTTAAAGGGTAATAGAAAAGAAGAGTGGAGTGTCACAATCAAACTGCCTTGGTGTATTACCTTTAAATTCAAAGCTGGTGAATTTAGTGACGTAAAAATTGAGAATTACCATTAA
- a CDS encoding HigA family addiction module antidote protein: MIKNPRPMHPGIVLNEVYMQEMGLNQSQLAEKCGCSPRKINEIVNGKRAISPDFAIVLERVLGTTAEMWVRIQAEYDLWIARKRVA, encoded by the coding sequence ATGATTAAAAATCCAAGACCAATGCATCCAGGCATTGTTTTAAATGAAGTCTATATGCAAGAGATGGGGCTCAATCAGTCCCAATTGGCGGAAAAATGCGGCTGTTCTCCTAGGAAAATAAATGAGATCGTTAATGGTAAACGTGCAATTTCCCCTGATTTCGCTATTGTGCTTGAACGGGTGCTCGGGACAACAGCTGAAATGTGGGTGCGCATTCAAGCTGAGTACGACCTTTGGATTGCACGAAAACGAGTGGCTTAG
- a CDS encoding transglycosylase SLT domain-containing protein: protein MVKKKIKKKTTTVRAHPMEVPVSEKNPTGVTIRDQHLRRLPGTYLKREDIGEIFKSHNRKDITYPTAGKISEHKTADDYDELIAVWTNYFNTKLKTDPSLDPDVFKALLASESGFRIHTPENKIAFGIAQMTKQTWTVLQDPKGEAKEFIFNNIRHKDLKDPSIAIPMGIRWLMYKSNRAAAKLGRQPTHEEIILEYKGLLKSKSQYKKDALDSYRKYYGKLKGK, encoded by the coding sequence GTGGTAAAGAAAAAAATCAAAAAGAAAACGACGACAGTTCGAGCTCATCCTATGGAAGTTCCCGTCAGCGAAAAAAACCCGACAGGCGTAACTATCCGCGATCAGCATCTTCGTCGTTTACCCGGAACATATTTAAAGCGTGAGGATATTGGGGAGATTTTCAAAAGCCATAACCGAAAAGACATTACATACCCCACAGCGGGAAAAATTTCAGAGCACAAAACAGCAGACGATTATGATGAGCTCATCGCGGTCTGGACGAACTACTTCAACACTAAATTAAAAACTGATCCATCATTAGATCCCGATGTCTTTAAGGCTCTTTTGGCCAGTGAATCAGGATTTCGCATTCATACTCCCGAAAATAAAATTGCTTTCGGGATAGCTCAAATGACCAAACAGACATGGACAGTTTTGCAAGATCCTAAGGGTGAAGCTAAGGAATTTATTTTTAATAATATCCGACACAAGGATTTAAAGGATCCATCCATTGCAATCCCTATGGGCATCCGTTGGCTCATGTATAAATCGAATAGAGCAGCCGCTAAACTTGGACGACAACCCACTCATGAAGAAATCATTCTAGAATACAAAGGCTTACTTAAAAGTAAAAGTCAGTACAAAAAAGACGCTTTGGATAGCTATAGGAAGTATTATGGAAAACTTAAAGGTAAGTAG
- a CDS encoding DUF2309 domain-containing protein: protein MNLSEISLAIDGACKKIAPLWPLNSFVAVNPFLGFIDKPFSEACASFRRINRADVLMPRGFYREAIQSGVMEDRDLAAALSLAPSNWPVPQSVEVIKTILENVASDQKPPRAVVATVSEVLDKLAHGDRHSSRTAFMIDEIAKFCASYYDSGQALLPFPLKEKSLYSAWLAWQKIDRNPEFMGLSHFRETVAEMPTDPVEAIAFVTDKLSIPARATEDYLYRALFDINGWASFVRHLVWKSELYGETNDSLVQLLAIRVVWGYGLFLERQDPAFIEAWKASMNEAARLPRDHDLKHDPNLALDLVLHEAYERAHQRKLLKTLTSLAQIAKTSGAIERPPLQAVFCIDVRSEVYRRALESSYPGVETIGFAGFFGVPFEFLRLGNEKGSERGPVLLKTGFRVLEAPLRKEDRAAFVTESQIHSQSKNAWRRFTQSATACFAYVEALGFFSLVSLIKNTLGLRKIPHKENIVPIIDQEIIDGEVTGFTREQKLQVAKSVLKNMGLNQKISRLVLFVGHGSETINNPHASGLDCGACGGHSGDANARVVSTILNDPEVRLALGADGLNIPEDTWFLGALHNTTTDEITLFGTENAPAFLRSEIDELQVRLNHASRLARAERSTLLGIKKDKADSDVIQRCSDWSQVRPEWGLAGNYAFIVGPRSLTSSARLNGQAFLHSYDWKTDPDFSVLELIMTAPMIVASWINLQYFASTTNNPVFGAGNKTIHNVIGTLGVIEGNSGDLKVGLPWQSVHDGTQFVHKPLRLNVVIAAPTSAISGIIQKHSHVRHLLDNNWMNLFAQSDDGRGLEEYVGNLNWKSATVVV, encoded by the coding sequence ATGAATTTATCTGAAATCTCTTTAGCTATCGATGGAGCTTGCAAAAAAATAGCGCCGCTTTGGCCGCTCAATAGTTTTGTGGCCGTAAATCCCTTCCTCGGTTTTATCGATAAACCCTTCTCCGAAGCGTGCGCGAGTTTCCGTCGCATCAATCGCGCGGACGTCCTTATGCCCCGGGGTTTTTATAGAGAAGCTATTCAATCGGGTGTGATGGAAGACCGTGATCTGGCGGCCGCACTTTCTTTGGCCCCCAGCAATTGGCCAGTTCCCCAATCTGTGGAAGTGATAAAAACAATTCTCGAGAACGTGGCGTCCGACCAAAAACCGCCGCGCGCCGTTGTCGCAACAGTGTCGGAAGTTTTAGATAAACTCGCCCATGGCGATCGCCACTCATCGCGAACCGCTTTTATGATTGATGAAATCGCTAAATTTTGCGCCAGTTACTACGATAGTGGTCAGGCCCTCTTACCATTTCCTCTCAAAGAAAAATCCCTCTACTCCGCCTGGCTCGCTTGGCAAAAAATTGATCGCAATCCCGAATTTATGGGACTCTCCCACTTTCGGGAAACTGTGGCGGAGATGCCGACCGATCCTGTGGAGGCCATCGCGTTTGTCACTGATAAATTAAGTATTCCCGCGCGCGCGACCGAGGATTATCTGTATCGAGCTTTGTTTGATATCAACGGGTGGGCCTCGTTCGTTCGTCATCTCGTTTGGAAAAGCGAACTCTATGGCGAGACCAATGATTCGCTGGTGCAGTTACTTGCGATTCGTGTCGTCTGGGGGTACGGACTGTTTTTAGAGCGCCAGGATCCGGCCTTTATCGAAGCTTGGAAGGCCTCAATGAACGAAGCGGCTCGCTTGCCGCGCGACCACGATCTTAAGCATGATCCCAATCTCGCGTTAGATCTTGTACTTCACGAAGCCTACGAGCGCGCCCATCAGCGAAAACTTTTAAAGACGCTGACGAGTTTAGCGCAAATTGCAAAAACATCGGGCGCTATCGAACGCCCTCCGCTTCAAGCCGTCTTCTGTATCGACGTGCGATCCGAAGTTTATCGGCGGGCTCTCGAATCCTCCTATCCCGGCGTAGAGACCATAGGCTTTGCCGGTTTTTTTGGGGTGCCTTTTGAATTTTTACGTTTAGGGAACGAAAAAGGAAGCGAGCGTGGACCCGTCCTGCTTAAAACGGGATTCCGAGTGCTCGAGGCTCCTCTTCGTAAAGAGGATCGGGCTGCTTTCGTGACAGAGTCTCAAATTCATTCGCAATCAAAAAACGCGTGGAGACGATTCACCCAATCGGCCACAGCGTGTTTTGCCTATGTCGAGGCTCTCGGATTTTTCTCTCTAGTGAGCCTTATAAAAAATACCTTAGGCCTGCGAAAAATCCCTCACAAAGAAAACATCGTTCCGATCATTGACCAAGAAATCATCGACGGCGAAGTCACGGGATTTACTCGAGAGCAAAAGCTTCAAGTTGCAAAATCGGTTTTAAAAAACATGGGACTGAATCAAAAAATTTCTCGACTCGTTTTATTTGTGGGCCACGGGAGCGAAACGATCAACAATCCTCATGCCTCGGGGCTTGACTGTGGAGCCTGCGGTGGACACTCCGGAGACGCTAACGCGCGCGTGGTCTCGACCATTCTCAACGATCCCGAGGTGAGATTAGCTCTTGGAGCTGACGGACTCAATATTCCCGAAGACACATGGTTCCTCGGCGCACTCCATAACACCACGACGGATGAAATCACTTTGTTTGGAACAGAAAACGCTCCCGCATTCTTAAGATCAGAAATCGATGAGCTGCAAGTTCGATTAAATCACGCCTCTCGACTCGCACGCGCCGAGCGATCGACCCTTCTCGGAATCAAAAAAGACAAGGCCGACTCCGACGTGATTCAACGCTGCTCTGACTGGTCCCAAGTGCGCCCGGAGTGGGGACTCGCTGGAAACTACGCGTTCATTGTCGGTCCACGCAGTTTGACGTCGTCGGCGCGACTCAATGGTCAGGCCTTTTTGCACTCTTATGATTGGAAGACAGATCCTGACTTTAGCGTTCTTGAGCTCATCATGACCGCTCCTATGATCGTCGCCAGCTGGATCAATTTGCAATATTTTGCGTCAACAACAAACAACCCCGTGTTCGGCGCCGGGAATAAAACCATTCACAATGTGATCGGCACTCTTGGCGTGATCGAAGGAAACAGTGGCGACTTAAAAGTGGGGCTCCCCTGGCAATCGGTCCATGACGGAACTCAATTTGTTCATAAACCACTGCGCCTGAACGTAGTGATCGCGGCGCCCACTTCCGCGATTAGCGGCATTATTCAGAAGCACTCTCATGTTCGTCATTTGTTAGACAACAATTGGATGAATTTGTTCGCACAGTCTGATGACGGACGAGGGCTCGAAGAGTATGTTGGGAATTTGAATTGGAAATCGGCCACCGTGGTGGTTTAG